A single region of the Vanacampus margaritifer isolate UIUO_Vmar chromosome 13, RoL_Vmar_1.0, whole genome shotgun sequence genome encodes:
- the dnm3a gene encoding dynamin 3a isoform X1 — MISMINRLQDALGTAGLSYSLLLPQIAVVGGQSSGKSSVLENFVGRDFLPRGTGIVTRRPLVLQLHHSDNEYGEFLHCRGKRFSDFDEIRQEIEAETGRLTGNNKGISPIPINLRIFSPNVLNLTLVDLPGITKVPVGDQPVDIEYQVRDMIMQYISKENCLILAVTPANMDLANSDALKLAKDVDPQGLRTIGVITMLDLMDKGTDAREILENRLLPLRRGYIGLVNRSQKDIDGKKDIKTALQAEKKFFLSHPAYRHMCDRMGAPYLQKSLNQQLTNHIRDSLPALYSHLQCLLVPVNKEVNTYKVYNPDDPISRTKTLIKLVQQLGGDFEKLIEGSADEVNTVHLSGGARINQIFHERFPYQLHKMKCDERKLRMEIAYAIRNIHGVRTGLFTPDMAFQAIVKKQISKLKIPCFGFVDMVCKELVTTIYECFNKLSSFPKLREETERLVTAEIREQESICRDQISLLIDMQLAYINTKHEDFIGFTHAQSQCHRSDNKMVAGSGVQQGVAPPSRLIVIRKGWLTINNVSIIAKDYWFILTTESLSWFKDNEETEKRYMLPLDNLKVRDVERGFMSSKFAFALFHSESRNVYKDYKFLELVCNCQEELDIWKSSLLRAGVYPEEVTVDAQGNGPSENFTDPQLERQVETIRNLVDSYMGIIHKTVKDLMPKAIMHLMVNSVKEFISSELLAQLYALGDCSALMDESPDQRQHREQVLGKHAALQAAIGIISEISTSGYASPWDPSYAVTQHSSSSTLPKKSTTAGKSRTRGRAPPVPVHANQRLPGPTCVPRRPAPAAPNAK, encoded by the exons GGACTTCCTTCCCCGCGGTACTGGAATTGTCACTCGCAGACCTTTGGTCCTGCAGCTGCATCACTCCGACAATG AGTACGGGGAATTTTTGCACTGCAGGGGGAAGAGGTTCTCAGATTTTGACGAGATCCGCCAAGAAATCGAGGCAGAAACCGGCAGGCTCACGGGAAACAACAAAGGCATCTCTCCCATCCCTATTAACCTCCGCATTTTCTCTCCCAACG TTCTCAACTTGACCCTCGTGGACTTGCCCGGCATCACCAAGGTTCCCGTCGGCGACCAGCCGGTAGACATCGAGTACCAGGTGCGAGACATGATCATGCAGTACATCTCCAAGGAGAACTGCCTCATCCTGGCCGTGACGCCTGCCAACATGGACCTGGCCAACTCGGACGCACTCAAACTGGCCAAAGATGTCGACCCACAGG GTCTGCGCACGATAGGTGTGATCACCATGCTGGACCTAATGGATAAAGGAACAGATGCTCGGGAAATACTAGAGAATCGATTGCTTCCACTGAGAAGAG gATATATTGGGCTAGTGAACCGCAGTCAAAAGGACATCGATGGCAAAAAGGATATTAAAACAGCCTTGCAAGCGGAGAAGAAGTTCTTCCTGTCTCACCCGGCTTACAGGCACATGTGTGACAGAATGGGCGCGCCGTACTTACAGAAGTCCCTCAACCAG caattGACAAACCACATCCGGGACAGTCTTCCTGCGCTCTACAGTCACCTGCAGTGCCTCCTTGTGCCCGTCAATAAAGAAGTCAACACGTACAAAGTATATAATCCGGATGACCCCATTAGCAGGACCAAGACCCTCATCAA GCTCGTGCAGCAACTGGGTGGCGATTTTGAGAAGTTGATCGAGGGCTCTGCCGACGAAGTAAACACTGTACACCTGTCGGGAGGGGCGAGGATCAACCAGATCTTCCACGAGCGCTTCCCATATCAACTGCACAAG ATGAAGTGTGACGAAAGGAAGCTGCGGATGGAGATCGCCTACGCTATAAGGAACATTCACGGCGTCAG GACGGGCCTATTCACCCCCGACATGGCATTTCAAGCCATCGTAAAGAAACAGATCTCCAAACTAAAAATTCCATGTTTCGGTTTTGTCGACATGGTGTGCAAGGAACTGGTGACCACCATATACGAGTGCTTTAATAAG CTCAGTTCTTTTCCCAAGCTGCGGGAAGAAACGGAGAGGCTCGTCACCGCCGAAATCCGAGAACAAGAGAGCATATGCCGAGATCAG ATCTCGCTGCTCATTGACATGCAGCTGGCGTACATTAATACCAAACATGAAGACTTCATCGGCTTCACTCA TGCTCAATCTCAGTGCCACCGCAGCGATAACAAGATGGTTGCTGGCAGTGGAGTGCAACAG GGTGTGGCCCCTCCCTCAAGACTAATA GTCATACGAAAAGGATGGCTCACCATCAACAACGTCAGCATCATCGCCAAGGACTACTGGTTCATTCTCACCACCGAGAGCTTGTCCTGGTTCAAGGACAACGAG GAGACGGAAAAGAGGTACATGCTCCCACTGGACAACCTCAAGGTCCGGGATGTGGAGAGGGGCTTCATGTCCAGCAAATTCGCATTCGCCCTATTCCATTCAGAGTCAAG GAACGTGTACAAGGACTACAAGTTCCTGGAGCTGGTCTGCAACTGTCAGGAGGAGCTGGACATCTGGAAGTCCTCTCTGCTCCGGGCTGGCGTCTACCCTGAGGAGGTCACG GTGGACGCGCAGGGCAACGGGCCGTCCGAGAACTTCACGGACCCCCAGCTGGAGCGCCAGGTGGAGACCATCCGCAACCTGGTGGATTCCTACATGGGCATCATTCATAAGACTGTCAAGGACTTGATGCCCAAGGCCATCATGCACCTGATGGTCAACAGC GTGAAAGAGTTCATTAGCTCGGAGCTGCTGGCTCAGCTCTACGCTCTGGGAGACTGCTCGGCGCTGATGGATGAGTCACCCGATCAGCGGCAGCATCGCGAGCAAGTCCTCGGCAAGCACGCCGCCCTGCAGGCCGCCATCGGCATCATCAGCGAGATCTCCACCTCCGGCTACGCCTCCCCGTGGGACCCCTCGTACGCCGTCACGCAGCACTCCAG CAGCTCCACGCTCCCTAAAAAGTCAACGACCGCCGGCAAGTCTCGAACCCGTGGCCGCGCCCCGCCCGTGCCCGTCCACGCCAACCAGCGGCTTCCCGGCCCAACTTGCGTGCCCAG gaGGCCTGCTCCAGCAGCCCCAAACGCCAAATAG
- the dnm3a gene encoding dynamin 3a isoform X2, which translates to MISMINRLQDALGTAGLSYSLLLPQIAVVGGQSSGKSSVLENFVGRDFLPRGTGIVTRRPLVLQLHHSDNEYGEFLHCRGKRFSDFDEIRQEIEAETGRLTGNNKGISPIPINLRIFSPNVLNLTLVDLPGITKVPVGDQPVDIEYQVRDMIMQYISKENCLILAVTPANMDLANSDALKLAKDVDPQGLRTIGVITMLDLMDKGTDAREILENRLLPLRRGYIGLVNRSQKDIDGKKDIKTALQAEKKFFLSHPAYRHMCDRMGAPYLQKSLNQQLTNHIRDSLPALYSHLQCLLVPVNKEVNTYKVYNPDDPISRTKTLIKLVQQLGGDFEKLIEGSADEVNTVHLSGGARINQIFHERFPYQLHKMKCDERKLRMEIAYAIRNIHGVRTGLFTPDMAFQAIVKKQISKLKIPCFGFVDMVCKELVTTIYECFNKLSSFPKLREETERLVTAEIREQESICRDQISLLIDMQLAYINTKHEDFIGFTHAQSQCHRSDNKMVAGSGVQQGVAPPSRLIVIRKGWLTINNVSIIAKDYWFILTTESLSWFKDNEETEKRYMLPLDNLKVRDVERGFMSSKFAFALFHSESRNVYKDYKFLELVCNCQEELDIWKSSLLRAGVYPEEVTVDAQGNGPSENFTDPQLERQVETIRNLVDSYMGIIHKTVKDLMPKAIMHLMVNSVKEFISSELLAQLYALGDCSALMDESPDQRQHREQVLGKHAALQAAIGIISEISTSGYASPWDPSYAVTQHSSSTLPKKSTTAGKSRTRGRAPPVPVHANQRLPGPTCVPRRPAPAAPNAK; encoded by the exons GGACTTCCTTCCCCGCGGTACTGGAATTGTCACTCGCAGACCTTTGGTCCTGCAGCTGCATCACTCCGACAATG AGTACGGGGAATTTTTGCACTGCAGGGGGAAGAGGTTCTCAGATTTTGACGAGATCCGCCAAGAAATCGAGGCAGAAACCGGCAGGCTCACGGGAAACAACAAAGGCATCTCTCCCATCCCTATTAACCTCCGCATTTTCTCTCCCAACG TTCTCAACTTGACCCTCGTGGACTTGCCCGGCATCACCAAGGTTCCCGTCGGCGACCAGCCGGTAGACATCGAGTACCAGGTGCGAGACATGATCATGCAGTACATCTCCAAGGAGAACTGCCTCATCCTGGCCGTGACGCCTGCCAACATGGACCTGGCCAACTCGGACGCACTCAAACTGGCCAAAGATGTCGACCCACAGG GTCTGCGCACGATAGGTGTGATCACCATGCTGGACCTAATGGATAAAGGAACAGATGCTCGGGAAATACTAGAGAATCGATTGCTTCCACTGAGAAGAG gATATATTGGGCTAGTGAACCGCAGTCAAAAGGACATCGATGGCAAAAAGGATATTAAAACAGCCTTGCAAGCGGAGAAGAAGTTCTTCCTGTCTCACCCGGCTTACAGGCACATGTGTGACAGAATGGGCGCGCCGTACTTACAGAAGTCCCTCAACCAG caattGACAAACCACATCCGGGACAGTCTTCCTGCGCTCTACAGTCACCTGCAGTGCCTCCTTGTGCCCGTCAATAAAGAAGTCAACACGTACAAAGTATATAATCCGGATGACCCCATTAGCAGGACCAAGACCCTCATCAA GCTCGTGCAGCAACTGGGTGGCGATTTTGAGAAGTTGATCGAGGGCTCTGCCGACGAAGTAAACACTGTACACCTGTCGGGAGGGGCGAGGATCAACCAGATCTTCCACGAGCGCTTCCCATATCAACTGCACAAG ATGAAGTGTGACGAAAGGAAGCTGCGGATGGAGATCGCCTACGCTATAAGGAACATTCACGGCGTCAG GACGGGCCTATTCACCCCCGACATGGCATTTCAAGCCATCGTAAAGAAACAGATCTCCAAACTAAAAATTCCATGTTTCGGTTTTGTCGACATGGTGTGCAAGGAACTGGTGACCACCATATACGAGTGCTTTAATAAG CTCAGTTCTTTTCCCAAGCTGCGGGAAGAAACGGAGAGGCTCGTCACCGCCGAAATCCGAGAACAAGAGAGCATATGCCGAGATCAG ATCTCGCTGCTCATTGACATGCAGCTGGCGTACATTAATACCAAACATGAAGACTTCATCGGCTTCACTCA TGCTCAATCTCAGTGCCACCGCAGCGATAACAAGATGGTTGCTGGCAGTGGAGTGCAACAG GGTGTGGCCCCTCCCTCAAGACTAATA GTCATACGAAAAGGATGGCTCACCATCAACAACGTCAGCATCATCGCCAAGGACTACTGGTTCATTCTCACCACCGAGAGCTTGTCCTGGTTCAAGGACAACGAG GAGACGGAAAAGAGGTACATGCTCCCACTGGACAACCTCAAGGTCCGGGATGTGGAGAGGGGCTTCATGTCCAGCAAATTCGCATTCGCCCTATTCCATTCAGAGTCAAG GAACGTGTACAAGGACTACAAGTTCCTGGAGCTGGTCTGCAACTGTCAGGAGGAGCTGGACATCTGGAAGTCCTCTCTGCTCCGGGCTGGCGTCTACCCTGAGGAGGTCACG GTGGACGCGCAGGGCAACGGGCCGTCCGAGAACTTCACGGACCCCCAGCTGGAGCGCCAGGTGGAGACCATCCGCAACCTGGTGGATTCCTACATGGGCATCATTCATAAGACTGTCAAGGACTTGATGCCCAAGGCCATCATGCACCTGATGGTCAACAGC GTGAAAGAGTTCATTAGCTCGGAGCTGCTGGCTCAGCTCTACGCTCTGGGAGACTGCTCGGCGCTGATGGATGAGTCACCCGATCAGCGGCAGCATCGCGAGCAAGTCCTCGGCAAGCACGCCGCCCTGCAGGCCGCCATCGGCATCATCAGCGAGATCTCCACCTCCGGCTACGCCTCCCCGTGGGACCCCTCGTACGCCGTCACGCAGCACTCCAG CTCCACGCTCCCTAAAAAGTCAACGACCGCCGGCAAGTCTCGAACCCGTGGCCGCGCCCCGCCCGTGCCCGTCCACGCCAACCAGCGGCTTCCCGGCCCAACTTGCGTGCCCAG gaGGCCTGCTCCAGCAGCCCCAAACGCCAAATAG
- the dnm3a gene encoding dynamin 3a isoform X4 — MISMINRLQDALGTAGLSYSLLLPQIAVVGGQSSGKSSVLENFVGRDFLPRGTGIVTRRPLVLQLHHSDNEYGEFLHCRGKRFSDFDEIRQEIEAETGRLTGNNKGISPIPINLRIFSPNVLNLTLVDLPGITKVPVGDQPVDIEYQVRDMIMQYISKENCLILAVTPANMDLANSDALKLAKDVDPQGLRTIGVITMLDLMDKGTDAREILENRLLPLRRGYIGLVNRSQKDIDGKKDIKTALQAEKKFFLSHPAYRHMCDRMGAPYLQKSLNQQLTNHIRDSLPALYSHLQCLLVPVNKEVNTYKVYNPDDPISRTKTLIKLVQQLGGDFEKLIEGSADEVNTVHLSGGARINQIFHERFPYQLHKMKCDERKLRMEIAYAIRNIHGVRTGLFTPDMAFQAIVKKQISKLKIPCFGFVDMVCKELVTTIYECFNKLSSFPKLREETERLVTAEIREQESICRDQISLLIDMQLAYINTKHEDFIGFTHAQSQCHRSDNKMVAGSGVQQVIRKGWLTINNVSIIAKDYWFILTTESLSWFKDNEETEKRYMLPLDNLKVRDVERGFMSSKFAFALFHSESRNVYKDYKFLELVCNCQEELDIWKSSLLRAGVYPEEVTVDAQGNGPSENFTDPQLERQVETIRNLVDSYMGIIHKTVKDLMPKAIMHLMVNSVKEFISSELLAQLYALGDCSALMDESPDQRQHREQVLGKHAALQAAIGIISEISTSGYASPWDPSYAVTQHSSSSTLPKKSTTAGKSRTRGRAPPVPVHANQRLPGPTCVPRRPAPAAPNAK; from the exons GGACTTCCTTCCCCGCGGTACTGGAATTGTCACTCGCAGACCTTTGGTCCTGCAGCTGCATCACTCCGACAATG AGTACGGGGAATTTTTGCACTGCAGGGGGAAGAGGTTCTCAGATTTTGACGAGATCCGCCAAGAAATCGAGGCAGAAACCGGCAGGCTCACGGGAAACAACAAAGGCATCTCTCCCATCCCTATTAACCTCCGCATTTTCTCTCCCAACG TTCTCAACTTGACCCTCGTGGACTTGCCCGGCATCACCAAGGTTCCCGTCGGCGACCAGCCGGTAGACATCGAGTACCAGGTGCGAGACATGATCATGCAGTACATCTCCAAGGAGAACTGCCTCATCCTGGCCGTGACGCCTGCCAACATGGACCTGGCCAACTCGGACGCACTCAAACTGGCCAAAGATGTCGACCCACAGG GTCTGCGCACGATAGGTGTGATCACCATGCTGGACCTAATGGATAAAGGAACAGATGCTCGGGAAATACTAGAGAATCGATTGCTTCCACTGAGAAGAG gATATATTGGGCTAGTGAACCGCAGTCAAAAGGACATCGATGGCAAAAAGGATATTAAAACAGCCTTGCAAGCGGAGAAGAAGTTCTTCCTGTCTCACCCGGCTTACAGGCACATGTGTGACAGAATGGGCGCGCCGTACTTACAGAAGTCCCTCAACCAG caattGACAAACCACATCCGGGACAGTCTTCCTGCGCTCTACAGTCACCTGCAGTGCCTCCTTGTGCCCGTCAATAAAGAAGTCAACACGTACAAAGTATATAATCCGGATGACCCCATTAGCAGGACCAAGACCCTCATCAA GCTCGTGCAGCAACTGGGTGGCGATTTTGAGAAGTTGATCGAGGGCTCTGCCGACGAAGTAAACACTGTACACCTGTCGGGAGGGGCGAGGATCAACCAGATCTTCCACGAGCGCTTCCCATATCAACTGCACAAG ATGAAGTGTGACGAAAGGAAGCTGCGGATGGAGATCGCCTACGCTATAAGGAACATTCACGGCGTCAG GACGGGCCTATTCACCCCCGACATGGCATTTCAAGCCATCGTAAAGAAACAGATCTCCAAACTAAAAATTCCATGTTTCGGTTTTGTCGACATGGTGTGCAAGGAACTGGTGACCACCATATACGAGTGCTTTAATAAG CTCAGTTCTTTTCCCAAGCTGCGGGAAGAAACGGAGAGGCTCGTCACCGCCGAAATCCGAGAACAAGAGAGCATATGCCGAGATCAG ATCTCGCTGCTCATTGACATGCAGCTGGCGTACATTAATACCAAACATGAAGACTTCATCGGCTTCACTCA TGCTCAATCTCAGTGCCACCGCAGCGATAACAAGATGGTTGCTGGCAGTGGAGTGCAACAG GTCATACGAAAAGGATGGCTCACCATCAACAACGTCAGCATCATCGCCAAGGACTACTGGTTCATTCTCACCACCGAGAGCTTGTCCTGGTTCAAGGACAACGAG GAGACGGAAAAGAGGTACATGCTCCCACTGGACAACCTCAAGGTCCGGGATGTGGAGAGGGGCTTCATGTCCAGCAAATTCGCATTCGCCCTATTCCATTCAGAGTCAAG GAACGTGTACAAGGACTACAAGTTCCTGGAGCTGGTCTGCAACTGTCAGGAGGAGCTGGACATCTGGAAGTCCTCTCTGCTCCGGGCTGGCGTCTACCCTGAGGAGGTCACG GTGGACGCGCAGGGCAACGGGCCGTCCGAGAACTTCACGGACCCCCAGCTGGAGCGCCAGGTGGAGACCATCCGCAACCTGGTGGATTCCTACATGGGCATCATTCATAAGACTGTCAAGGACTTGATGCCCAAGGCCATCATGCACCTGATGGTCAACAGC GTGAAAGAGTTCATTAGCTCGGAGCTGCTGGCTCAGCTCTACGCTCTGGGAGACTGCTCGGCGCTGATGGATGAGTCACCCGATCAGCGGCAGCATCGCGAGCAAGTCCTCGGCAAGCACGCCGCCCTGCAGGCCGCCATCGGCATCATCAGCGAGATCTCCACCTCCGGCTACGCCTCCCCGTGGGACCCCTCGTACGCCGTCACGCAGCACTCCAG CAGCTCCACGCTCCCTAAAAAGTCAACGACCGCCGGCAAGTCTCGAACCCGTGGCCGCGCCCCGCCCGTGCCCGTCCACGCCAACCAGCGGCTTCCCGGCCCAACTTGCGTGCCCAG gaGGCCTGCTCCAGCAGCCCCAAACGCCAAATAG
- the dnm3a gene encoding dynamin 3a isoform X5 yields the protein MISMINRLQDALGTAGLSYSLLLPQIAVVGGQSSGKSSVLENFVGRDFLPRGTGIVTRRPLVLQLHHSDNEYGEFLHCRGKRFSDFDEIRQEIEAETGRLTGNNKGISPIPINLRIFSPNVLNLTLVDLPGITKVPVGDQPVDIEYQVRDMIMQYISKENCLILAVTPANMDLANSDALKLAKDVDPQGLRTIGVITMLDLMDKGTDAREILENRLLPLRRGYIGLVNRSQKDIDGKKDIKTALQAEKKFFLSHPAYRHMCDRMGAPYLQKSLNQQLTNHIRDSLPALYSHLQCLLVPVNKEVNTYKVYNPDDPISRTKTLIKLVQQLGGDFEKLIEGSADEVNTVHLSGGARINQIFHERFPYQLHKMKCDERKLRMEIAYAIRNIHGVRTGLFTPDMAFQAIVKKQISKLKIPCFGFVDMVCKELVTTIYECFNKLSSFPKLREETERLVTAEIREQESICRDQISLLIDMQLAYINTKHEDFIGFTHAQSQCHRSDNKMVAGSGVQQGVAPPSRLIVIRKGWLTINNVSIIAKDYWFILTTESLSWFKDNEETEKRYMLPLDNLKVRDVERGFMSSKFAFALFHSESRNVYKDYKFLELVCNCQEELDIWKSSLLRAGVYPEEVTVDAQGNGPSENFTDPQLERQVETIRNLVDSYMGIIHKTVKDLMPKAIMHLMVNSVKEFISSELLAQLYALGDCSALMDESPDQRQHREQVLGKHAALQAAIGIISEISTSGYASPWDPSYAVTQHSRRPAPAAPNAK from the exons GGACTTCCTTCCCCGCGGTACTGGAATTGTCACTCGCAGACCTTTGGTCCTGCAGCTGCATCACTCCGACAATG AGTACGGGGAATTTTTGCACTGCAGGGGGAAGAGGTTCTCAGATTTTGACGAGATCCGCCAAGAAATCGAGGCAGAAACCGGCAGGCTCACGGGAAACAACAAAGGCATCTCTCCCATCCCTATTAACCTCCGCATTTTCTCTCCCAACG TTCTCAACTTGACCCTCGTGGACTTGCCCGGCATCACCAAGGTTCCCGTCGGCGACCAGCCGGTAGACATCGAGTACCAGGTGCGAGACATGATCATGCAGTACATCTCCAAGGAGAACTGCCTCATCCTGGCCGTGACGCCTGCCAACATGGACCTGGCCAACTCGGACGCACTCAAACTGGCCAAAGATGTCGACCCACAGG GTCTGCGCACGATAGGTGTGATCACCATGCTGGACCTAATGGATAAAGGAACAGATGCTCGGGAAATACTAGAGAATCGATTGCTTCCACTGAGAAGAG gATATATTGGGCTAGTGAACCGCAGTCAAAAGGACATCGATGGCAAAAAGGATATTAAAACAGCCTTGCAAGCGGAGAAGAAGTTCTTCCTGTCTCACCCGGCTTACAGGCACATGTGTGACAGAATGGGCGCGCCGTACTTACAGAAGTCCCTCAACCAG caattGACAAACCACATCCGGGACAGTCTTCCTGCGCTCTACAGTCACCTGCAGTGCCTCCTTGTGCCCGTCAATAAAGAAGTCAACACGTACAAAGTATATAATCCGGATGACCCCATTAGCAGGACCAAGACCCTCATCAA GCTCGTGCAGCAACTGGGTGGCGATTTTGAGAAGTTGATCGAGGGCTCTGCCGACGAAGTAAACACTGTACACCTGTCGGGAGGGGCGAGGATCAACCAGATCTTCCACGAGCGCTTCCCATATCAACTGCACAAG ATGAAGTGTGACGAAAGGAAGCTGCGGATGGAGATCGCCTACGCTATAAGGAACATTCACGGCGTCAG GACGGGCCTATTCACCCCCGACATGGCATTTCAAGCCATCGTAAAGAAACAGATCTCCAAACTAAAAATTCCATGTTTCGGTTTTGTCGACATGGTGTGCAAGGAACTGGTGACCACCATATACGAGTGCTTTAATAAG CTCAGTTCTTTTCCCAAGCTGCGGGAAGAAACGGAGAGGCTCGTCACCGCCGAAATCCGAGAACAAGAGAGCATATGCCGAGATCAG ATCTCGCTGCTCATTGACATGCAGCTGGCGTACATTAATACCAAACATGAAGACTTCATCGGCTTCACTCA TGCTCAATCTCAGTGCCACCGCAGCGATAACAAGATGGTTGCTGGCAGTGGAGTGCAACAG GGTGTGGCCCCTCCCTCAAGACTAATA GTCATACGAAAAGGATGGCTCACCATCAACAACGTCAGCATCATCGCCAAGGACTACTGGTTCATTCTCACCACCGAGAGCTTGTCCTGGTTCAAGGACAACGAG GAGACGGAAAAGAGGTACATGCTCCCACTGGACAACCTCAAGGTCCGGGATGTGGAGAGGGGCTTCATGTCCAGCAAATTCGCATTCGCCCTATTCCATTCAGAGTCAAG GAACGTGTACAAGGACTACAAGTTCCTGGAGCTGGTCTGCAACTGTCAGGAGGAGCTGGACATCTGGAAGTCCTCTCTGCTCCGGGCTGGCGTCTACCCTGAGGAGGTCACG GTGGACGCGCAGGGCAACGGGCCGTCCGAGAACTTCACGGACCCCCAGCTGGAGCGCCAGGTGGAGACCATCCGCAACCTGGTGGATTCCTACATGGGCATCATTCATAAGACTGTCAAGGACTTGATGCCCAAGGCCATCATGCACCTGATGGTCAACAGC GTGAAAGAGTTCATTAGCTCGGAGCTGCTGGCTCAGCTCTACGCTCTGGGAGACTGCTCGGCGCTGATGGATGAGTCACCCGATCAGCGGCAGCATCGCGAGCAAGTCCTCGGCAAGCACGCCGCCCTGCAGGCCGCCATCGGCATCATCAGCGAGATCTCCACCTCCGGCTACGCCTCCCCGTGGGACCCCTCGTACGCCGTCACGCAGCACTCCAG gaGGCCTGCTCCAGCAGCCCCAAACGCCAAATAG